The Streptomyces aurantiacus genome includes a region encoding these proteins:
- a CDS encoding M15 family metallopeptidase — MAQAPPSARTTVRRIHRLLLIGLAVVFATITAAFGHQWYDSSDSSDAPPATPFSAAPPSKSRSAPSPNVPRSEHGSAPVEAGGTVPEGVTVFDDGIAAVAGLDPDLLGALREAATDAEKDRVEFYVNSGRRSPEYQEQLLREAVSTYGSEAEAARWVATAATSPHVSGDAVDIGESDATAWLSRHGAGYGLCQIYENEPWHYELRPDAVDDGCPRTYADPTQDPRMQQ; from the coding sequence ATGGCTCAAGCCCCGCCGTCGGCACGAACAACGGTCCGCCGGATCCACCGGCTCCTTCTCATCGGCCTGGCAGTCGTCTTCGCAACGATCACCGCAGCCTTTGGCCACCAGTGGTACGACTCTTCGGACTCCTCCGACGCACCACCCGCGACACCTTTCTCGGCCGCACCACCTTCGAAGTCCCGGTCCGCACCGTCGCCGAACGTTCCTCGCAGTGAGCACGGCAGCGCGCCCGTGGAGGCCGGCGGTACCGTGCCCGAGGGCGTGACTGTCTTCGACGACGGGATCGCGGCGGTGGCCGGACTCGATCCAGATCTGCTCGGAGCCCTCCGTGAGGCTGCCACGGACGCCGAGAAGGACCGAGTCGAGTTCTACGTCAACAGCGGGCGGCGCTCCCCGGAGTACCAGGAGCAGCTTCTGCGCGAGGCGGTCTCCACGTACGGCTCCGAAGCTGAGGCCGCCCGGTGGGTGGCCACCGCGGCGACGTCACCTCATGTGTCGGGGGACGCGGTCGACATCGGGGAGTCCGATGCGACGGCGTGGCTGTCCCGGCACGGCGCCGGGTACGGGCTCTGCCAGATCTACGAGAACGAACCCTGGCACTACGAACTGCGCCCCGACGCCGTCGATGACGGTTGCCCGCGCACGTACGCCGACCCCACCCAGGACCCGAGGATGCAGCAGTGA
- a CDS encoding response regulator transcription factor encodes MRVLIVEDEPYLAEAIRDGLRLEAIAADIAGDGDTALELLGINTYDIAVLDRDVPGPSGDEIAERIVASGSGMPILMLTAADRLDDKASGFEVGADDYLTKPFALRELALRLRALDRRRAHHRPPVREIVGLRLDPFRREVYRDGRYVALTRKQFAVLEVLVAAEGGVVSAEELLERAWDENADPFTNAVRITVSALRKRLGEPWVIATVPGAGYRIDTQPEAGPEAGDRAGHADEEVGGARG; translated from the coding sequence ATGCGCGTGCTGATCGTCGAGGACGAACCCTATCTGGCAGAAGCCATCCGCGATGGCCTACGCCTGGAGGCGATCGCGGCCGACATCGCAGGTGACGGCGACACCGCTCTGGAACTGCTGGGCATCAACACGTACGACATCGCCGTCCTCGACCGGGACGTTCCGGGACCGTCCGGCGACGAGATCGCCGAACGCATCGTCGCCTCCGGCAGCGGCATGCCGATCCTCATGCTCACTGCGGCCGACCGTCTCGACGACAAGGCCTCCGGGTTCGAGGTCGGAGCCGACGACTACCTCACGAAACCCTTCGCCCTCCGGGAACTCGCGCTCAGGCTCAGAGCACTGGACCGCAGGCGCGCACACCATCGGCCACCGGTGCGGGAGATCGTAGGTCTTCGGCTGGACCCGTTCCGCAGGGAGGTCTACCGGGACGGCCGCTACGTGGCGCTGACGAGGAAGCAGTTCGCCGTGCTCGAGGTTCTCGTCGCCGCAGAAGGCGGTGTCGTCAGCGCCGAGGAGCTCCTCGAACGGGCGTGGGACGAGAACGCCGACCCGTTCACCAATGCCGTGCGCATCACCGTCTCGGCACTGCGCAAACGGCTCGGTGAACCCTGGGTCATCGCCACCGTGCCAGGCGCCGGCTACCGCATCGACACGCAACCGGAGGCAGGACCCGAAGCCGGAGACCGGGCCGGACACGCAGATGAGGAAGTGGGCGGAGCACGTGGATAG
- a CDS encoding nuclear transport factor 2 family protein — protein sequence MAGMTTPHTVAVLGLGSMGAALATRLTTQDRDVVGWTRSGRTSEAFDTTSDPNDAVAKADVVLLALFDGPACRQVLDTVRDSLRADTIVLNTSTIAPAEAARLARRLGPSYIHAPVLGSVPAVAAGALQILAAGGQDALDRARPVLETLGTVRLVDGAATAAALKLIANNSLAGAVLALRDALRQADALGLPRAQALDVLELGQLGGLVVRKRPFLDSEPPVGTADFTIGALAKDMTLLADASDTPLRSAAGLGDTSAGPGADIAVAATDPAVGDAVLEPLRAYVRGHATGDPAHFRDAFLPTAHIEGIRDGAFVSWPLDEYCALFPGRPAPDEPTRSRRIDAVDVHGTVATATMTLQHGADTFTDIFLLIRSDGGWRIANKAYHRLS from the coding sequence GTGGCAGGCATGACCACACCGCACACGGTCGCCGTCCTCGGTCTGGGAAGCATGGGCGCCGCCCTCGCGACACGACTCACCACGCAGGACCGGGACGTCGTCGGCTGGACACGCTCCGGGCGCACATCGGAGGCCTTCGACACGACGAGCGATCCGAACGACGCCGTGGCGAAGGCCGACGTCGTGCTCCTGGCGCTGTTCGACGGCCCGGCCTGCCGACAGGTCCTCGACACCGTCCGGGACTCGCTGCGAGCGGACACCATCGTGCTGAACACCAGCACCATCGCCCCTGCCGAAGCGGCGCGGCTGGCCCGGCGACTCGGTCCGTCCTACATCCACGCACCTGTACTCGGCTCCGTGCCCGCCGTCGCGGCGGGCGCACTGCAGATTCTCGCCGCCGGAGGCCAGGACGCGCTCGATCGAGCCCGGCCGGTTCTGGAGACACTCGGCACCGTGCGGCTCGTCGACGGCGCCGCCACGGCCGCCGCGCTCAAGTTGATCGCCAACAACAGCCTCGCCGGTGCCGTCCTCGCGCTGCGTGACGCGCTGCGGCAGGCCGACGCCCTCGGCCTGCCGCGTGCCCAGGCACTGGACGTCCTCGAACTCGGACAGCTCGGCGGCCTCGTGGTCCGCAAACGCCCCTTCCTCGACAGCGAGCCGCCCGTGGGTACGGCCGACTTCACGATCGGTGCGTTGGCCAAGGACATGACGCTGCTGGCCGACGCGTCGGACACGCCTCTGCGCAGCGCCGCCGGTCTGGGTGACACCTCTGCGGGCCCCGGGGCCGACATCGCCGTCGCCGCCACGGATCCCGCCGTGGGGGACGCCGTGCTCGAACCGCTCCGTGCCTACGTCCGCGGCCATGCCACCGGCGATCCCGCCCACTTCCGCGACGCGTTCCTGCCCACCGCGCACATCGAGGGAATCCGGGACGGAGCATTCGTGTCGTGGCCCCTGGACGAATACTGCGCGCTCTTCCCCGGTCGGCCGGCCCCGGACGAACCGACTCGCTCCCGCCGTATCGATGCCGTCGATGTCCACGGCACTGTCGCGACCGCGACCATGACACTCCAGCACGGCGCGGACACCTTCACCGACATTTTCCTGCTGATCCGTTCCGATGGCGGCTGGCGCATCGCCAACAAGGCCTATCACCGGCTCTCTTGA
- a CDS encoding LysR family transcriptional regulator — MELTVWRTFVTVCRLGSLSAAAAELNHTQSAVSRQIAGLERQLGVPLVERHARGVRPTPAGEVFRRHALATLDEADRAVRTARDFRDGTFDRPLAIGATPSLAAGIVPEAVRGLLEQTGSIRWSLLPGLSAPLHHRVITGDLDIAVVTDAPPGLPHAPQVDRQFLGLDDMVVVLPVGHPQAGHGPVHIQTLADQTWVEDNDGSAALLRQHAARSGVTARIDLAAADLLGKLALVATGHAIALIPGVLTCALRTDVTTVGLVDPPTRGIFTITPRRDPHPSAAPLRDQLSAAFTSVRQTRARTADTG, encoded by the coding sequence ATGGAACTGACGGTGTGGCGGACCTTCGTGACCGTGTGTCGACTCGGGTCGCTGTCGGCGGCCGCCGCCGAGCTCAATCACACGCAGTCGGCCGTCTCCCGGCAGATCGCCGGGCTGGAGCGGCAGCTCGGCGTGCCTCTGGTGGAACGCCACGCGCGCGGTGTGCGCCCGACGCCCGCCGGCGAGGTGTTCCGGCGCCACGCCCTGGCGACTCTCGATGAGGCCGACCGCGCAGTTCGCACCGCACGAGACTTTCGTGACGGGACGTTCGATCGGCCACTGGCGATCGGTGCGACACCCTCCCTTGCCGCGGGGATCGTCCCCGAGGCCGTCCGGGGTCTGCTGGAGCAGACCGGATCCATCCGGTGGAGCCTGCTGCCCGGCCTCAGCGCACCACTGCACCACCGCGTGATCACCGGCGATCTGGACATCGCCGTCGTCACCGATGCACCACCGGGCCTCCCCCACGCCCCGCAGGTCGACCGGCAGTTCCTCGGGCTGGACGACATGGTCGTCGTACTGCCCGTCGGCCATCCGCAGGCCGGGCACGGCCCCGTGCACATCCAGACGCTCGCGGACCAGACATGGGTCGAGGACAACGACGGCTCGGCCGCGCTCCTGCGCCAACACGCCGCCCGCTCCGGAGTCACCGCCCGCATCGACCTCGCCGCGGCCGACCTGCTCGGCAAGCTGGCCCTGGTCGCGACCGGTCACGCCATCGCACTGATACCCGGCGTGCTGACGTGCGCGCTCCGGACCGACGTCACCACCGTGGGCCTCGTCGATCCACCGACCCGCGGCATCTTCACGATCACACCGCGCCGCGACCCACATCCCTCCGCGGCACCCCTCCGGGACCAGCTCTCCGCAGCGTTCACCTCGGTGCGCCAGACCCGGGCACGGACAGCGGACACCGGGTGA
- a CDS encoding endonuclease/exonuclease/phosphatase family protein, translating to MTQVDTAATGQRDSDAGDSGPGTRRADIRRAIRVASRPELWKRGPVLTALALLLGLFMLLHAKIPNRIGNLGSLAETVLPWFGLFIPLLLAGALWRRSAAAVAALLLPVAVWLNLFGGLLGDKSHPGSDLTVVSHNVGAENRDPAGTARDLAASGADVLALEEITQQAKTVYEKGLAKAYPYHTVQGTVGLWSKLPLSDTRPVDTEMDYGPLGDTKPLAVKMTYNRALRTTVTTDQGPLAVYVAHLGSARVNPGEGFSTDSRDRGARALGKAVADERIERVVLLGDLNGTMDDRAFAGITSQLRSTQVAAGDGFGFTWPAKFPMVRIDQILVRGVSPESSWSLPPTGSDHLPVAAGISW from the coding sequence ATGACACAGGTCGACACGGCAGCAACCGGACAGCGCGACTCCGACGCCGGGGACTCCGGCCCGGGCACCCGGCGCGCGGACATCCGCCGGGCGATCCGCGTCGCGTCTCGGCCGGAGCTCTGGAAGCGCGGCCCGGTGCTCACGGCGCTGGCCCTGCTGCTGGGCCTGTTCATGCTGCTGCACGCGAAGATCCCGAACCGGATCGGGAATCTCGGCAGCCTGGCGGAGACCGTCCTGCCGTGGTTCGGCCTGTTCATCCCGCTGCTGCTGGCCGGGGCGCTGTGGCGCCGCTCCGCCGCCGCGGTGGCCGCGCTGCTGCTGCCGGTCGCGGTGTGGCTGAACCTCTTCGGCGGCCTGCTCGGTGACAAGTCCCACCCGGGCAGCGACCTCACCGTGGTCAGCCACAACGTCGGCGCCGAGAACCGCGACCCGGCCGGCACCGCCCGCGACCTCGCCGCCTCCGGAGCGGACGTGCTGGCCCTGGAGGAGATCACCCAGCAGGCGAAGACGGTGTACGAGAAGGGTCTGGCGAAGGCATATCCGTACCACACGGTGCAGGGCACGGTCGGGTTGTGGAGCAAGCTGCCTCTGTCCGACACCCGGCCCGTCGACACCGAGATGGACTACGGGCCGCTGGGGGACACCAAGCCGCTCGCCGTCAAGATGACCTACAACCGGGCGCTGCGCACCACGGTGACCACGGACCAGGGCCCGCTGGCGGTGTACGTGGCCCACCTGGGGTCCGCACGGGTGAATCCCGGGGAAGGCTTCTCGACGGACTCACGGGACAGAGGCGCGCGGGCACTCGGCAAGGCTGTCGCCGACGAGCGGATCGAGCGGGTGGTACTGCTCGGCGACCTGAACGGCACCATGGACGACCGTGCGTTCGCCGGCATCACCTCGCAGCTGCGCTCGACCCAGGTCGCGGCCGGAGATGGCTTCGGCTTCACCTGGCCGGCGAAGTTCCCGATGGTGCGGATCGACCAGATCCTGGTCCGTGGCGTGTCGCCGGAGAGCTCGTGGTCCCTGCCGCCCACGGGCAGCGACCACCTGCCGGTGGCGGCCGGCATCAGCTGGTGA
- a CDS encoding sensor histidine kinase yields MSVRFKLTLSYAGFLMLAGGLLLAAVWVFLLRYVPDRAMLKNPDDKPTNGVFPVRSVLLDVFAPRAAAVLAFLLVFGLVGGWILAGRMLAPLTRITGATRMATNGSLSHRVRLPGRKDEFRELADAFDAMLERLEAHVAEQQRFAANASHELRTPLAISKALLDVARTDPNHDAGEVIDRLHAVNTRAINLTEALLLLSRANQRSFTREPVDLSLLVEEATETLLALAEKHGVTIESSGDITRTTGSQALLLQLTTNLVHNAIVHNLPDQGTVWVTTGVRPQSVVLTVENTGEKLTPESASRLTEPFQRGTERIHADHAGVGLGLAIVKTITQAHDGTLTLTPRSVGGIRISVELPTTAPALDTSPA; encoded by the coding sequence TTGAGCGTGCGCTTCAAGCTCACCCTCAGCTACGCCGGATTCCTCATGCTTGCCGGCGGCCTGCTGCTCGCGGCGGTGTGGGTGTTCCTCCTGCGTTACGTCCCCGATCGCGCGATGCTCAAGAACCCCGACGACAAGCCCACCAATGGTGTTTTTCCCGTCCGGTCCGTCCTCCTGGACGTGTTCGCTCCGAGGGCAGCCGCAGTGCTGGCTTTCCTGCTGGTGTTCGGCCTCGTGGGCGGGTGGATCCTCGCAGGCCGGATGCTCGCCCCGCTGACCCGTATCACGGGCGCCACACGCATGGCCACGAACGGATCACTCTCCCACCGAGTCCGGCTGCCGGGCCGCAAGGACGAGTTCCGTGAACTCGCCGACGCCTTCGACGCGATGCTCGAACGGCTCGAAGCACATGTCGCCGAACAGCAGAGATTCGCCGCCAACGCCTCGCACGAGTTGCGCACTCCACTGGCGATCTCGAAGGCGCTCCTCGACGTGGCCCGCACCGATCCGAACCACGACGCAGGCGAGGTCATCGACCGCCTCCACGCCGTCAACACCCGAGCGATCAACCTCACCGAAGCACTGCTCCTGCTCAGCCGTGCCAACCAGAGGTCCTTCACCCGAGAGCCCGTCGACCTGTCCCTGCTCGTGGAAGAAGCCACCGAGACACTGCTCGCACTCGCGGAGAAGCACGGCGTCACCATCGAGAGCTCGGGCGACATCACCCGCACGACCGGATCGCAGGCGCTCCTGCTGCAGCTGACCACCAACCTCGTGCACAACGCGATCGTCCACAACCTGCCTGACCAGGGCACCGTGTGGGTCACTACCGGCGTCCGTCCCCAGAGTGTGGTGCTCACTGTCGAGAACACCGGCGAGAAGCTCACTCCGGAGTCGGCCTCACGGCTCACCGAACCGTTCCAGCGCGGCACCGAGCGCATACATGCCGATCACGCGGGCGTGGGCCTCGGCCTGGCCATCGTCAAGACCATCACGCAGGCACACGACGGAACGCTCACCCTCACCCCGCGTTCCGTCGGCGGGATCCGTATCTCCGTGGAACTACCCACGACGGCCCCGGCCCTCGACACGTCTCCCGCTTGA
- a CDS encoding VOC family protein, protein MASIKKFQVTFDCAEPERVARFWCEVLGYVVPPPPEGFATWDAYKRSLPSEQQDAWFACSDPSGVGPRLYFQRVPEGKAAKNRLHLDVRVGTGLVGDERLAVLEAECARLVALGAVHVRTLLADGENESCIPMLDIEGNEFCVD, encoded by the coding sequence ATGGCATCGATCAAGAAGTTCCAAGTCACCTTCGACTGCGCGGAACCCGAGCGTGTCGCCCGCTTCTGGTGCGAGGTGCTGGGGTACGTCGTACCGCCGCCACCGGAGGGGTTCGCCACTTGGGACGCGTACAAGCGCTCGCTGCCCTCCGAGCAGCAGGACGCGTGGTTCGCCTGCAGTGATCCCTCCGGTGTGGGGCCGCGGCTCTACTTCCAGCGCGTTCCCGAAGGGAAGGCCGCCAAGAACCGGCTGCATCTCGATGTGCGGGTCGGGACCGGACTCGTGGGCGATGAGCGCCTCGCCGTGCTTGAGGCCGAGTGCGCACGACTGGTCGCGCTCGGCGCGGTACACGTGCGGACGTTGCTCGCCGATGGCGAGAACGAGTCGTGCATTCCGATGCTGGACATCGAGGGCAACGAATTCTGTGTCGACTGA
- a CDS encoding glycoside hydrolase family 5 protein, translating to MRGTFSRARATLAAVLLVVALAPIAEAATGRQPAPEADVRPGITAAAADWTPPLSTRGRWIVDADGDRFKLRSGNWHGASGTWNGSGSPDEDSGHHAGENSGRMPLGLDRAPMTEIIAGFQEIGINSIRLPFSNEMIHDSRPVTDDSVAANPSLRGRTPLQVYDAVVRELTAAGLAVILNNHTNTTRWCCGVDGNERWNASQSAGTWETDWLFMARRYRDNQRVVGADLYNEVRRNVLDDPNWGLGDNHDWFAASQRVGDRILTEADPDLLVIVEGINWTGIPVDGLPHERPTLEPVRRLSHTLVDSGKLVYSAHFYDYTGPNHSGASGTGETSDPRYRDLSPAELIKVLDRQALFVTAETDRHFTAPVWISEFGVGGRDETGPRQRAWFENFVDHLIRTDADFAYWPLVGWHENRKGNGWALLHWNAEGHRMGLYDGDDWRSAAWTRLVTAQGRTGPVKPVAQWSMLSPDHGDFVQSRRMRALSDWNSGARKAVCPDGQRLLGLSHTGNRGLCSDVSAGPLWAPAGGHAVVTDERHVRPGQDWASGYTKLQCPDGHFLIGYSVRGSAVSAALCAAAPAGRLGTNSRTVWFDRGDNRGSAAKGGDFAQTHYKGQCADDEYAAGIAYTGRVGSARTPDALYCRKLS from the coding sequence GTGCGCGGAACCTTCAGCAGGGCCAGGGCCACACTGGCCGCCGTACTCCTCGTGGTGGCCCTGGCGCCCATCGCCGAGGCAGCGACCGGACGGCAACCTGCCCCCGAGGCCGACGTCCGACCCGGGATCACCGCAGCCGCGGCGGACTGGACGCCGCCACTCAGCACCCGGGGGCGCTGGATAGTCGACGCCGACGGCGACCGCTTCAAACTGCGGTCCGGCAACTGGCACGGGGCCAGCGGCACCTGGAACGGCTCGGGAAGCCCGGACGAGGACTCCGGCCACCACGCGGGAGAGAACTCCGGCAGGATGCCGCTCGGTCTGGACCGCGCCCCCATGACCGAGATCATCGCCGGCTTCCAGGAGATCGGAATCAACAGCATCCGGCTGCCCTTCTCCAACGAGATGATCCACGACAGCCGCCCCGTCACCGACGATTCCGTGGCCGCCAACCCCTCCCTGCGCGGCAGGACACCACTGCAGGTGTACGACGCCGTGGTGCGGGAACTCACGGCCGCCGGGCTCGCCGTGATCCTGAACAACCACACCAACACCACACGATGGTGCTGCGGGGTCGACGGCAACGAACGCTGGAACGCGAGCCAGTCCGCCGGGACCTGGGAGACCGACTGGCTCTTCATGGCCCGCCGCTACCGGGACAACCAGCGCGTCGTCGGCGCCGACCTCTACAACGAGGTGCGCCGCAATGTCCTGGACGATCCCAACTGGGGGCTCGGCGACAACCACGACTGGTTCGCCGCCTCGCAGCGCGTAGGTGACCGCATCCTCACGGAGGCCGACCCCGATCTCCTGGTCATCGTGGAAGGCATCAACTGGACCGGCATCCCCGTCGACGGTCTCCCTCACGAACGCCCCACCCTGGAGCCCGTACGCCGCCTCTCGCACACCTTGGTCGATTCCGGCAAGCTCGTGTACTCCGCTCACTTCTACGACTACACGGGCCCCAACCACAGCGGCGCCAGCGGTACGGGCGAGACCAGCGACCCCCGCTACCGCGACCTCAGCCCAGCCGAGCTCATCAAGGTGCTGGACCGCCAGGCCCTCTTCGTGACCGCCGAGACGGACCGGCACTTCACGGCGCCTGTCTGGATCAGCGAGTTCGGAGTCGGCGGCCGGGACGAGACCGGGCCCAGACAGCGTGCGTGGTTCGAGAACTTCGTCGACCATCTGATCCGCACCGACGCCGACTTCGCGTACTGGCCGCTCGTCGGCTGGCACGAGAACCGCAAGGGCAACGGCTGGGCCCTGCTTCACTGGAACGCCGAGGGCCACCGTATGGGCCTCTACGACGGTGACGACTGGAGGTCCGCAGCCTGGACCAGGCTCGTCACCGCCCAGGGCCGCACCGGCCCGGTGAAGCCCGTGGCTCAGTGGTCGATGCTCAGCCCCGACCACGGTGACTTCGTCCAGTCGCGGCGGATGCGGGCCCTGTCGGACTGGAACTCCGGCGCCCGAAAAGCCGTGTGCCCCGACGGACAGCGCCTGCTCGGCCTCAGCCACACCGGCAACCGAGGCCTGTGCTCGGACGTGTCCGCCGGCCCCTTGTGGGCCCCGGCCGGCGGGCATGCGGTGGTCACCGACGAGCGGCATGTCAGACCCGGCCAGGACTGGGCATCCGGGTACACCAAACTCCAGTGCCCCGACGGCCACTTCCTCATCGGATACAGCGTCCGCGGCTCCGCCGTCTCCGCCGCCCTGTGCGCGGCCGCTCCGGCCGGCAGGCTCGGCACGAACAGCCGTACCGTCTGGTTCGACCGGGGCGACAACCGGGGCTCGGCTGCCAAGGGCGGCGACTTCGCGCAGACCCACTACAAGGGCCAGTGCGCGGACGACGAGTACGCGGCGGGAATCGCGTACACGGGCCGGGTGGGCTCGGCACGGACACCGGACGCGCTGTACTGCCGAAAACTGAGCTGA